In a genomic window of Halobiforma lacisalsi AJ5:
- a CDS encoding molybdopterin-dependent oxidoreductase: MSVQDDPVTIDLDRRSFMKASALAGGLFLGGGASGHALGGTQESDANDGVSGGTETEKVICNYCAVGCGFKAVKDGNSFVGQEPWFENPINNGSLCSKGAGILETEHSPKRLKHPMRKVDGEWRRVSWGDAYEEIADTWEETIDEYSRESVMLMGSAHHSNEAAYASRKFAAFMGTNNVDHQARICHSPTVTGLANTWGFGAMTNTINDYRNFDLLIILGQNPAESHPIAMQHILEGQARGGTIVSIDPRYTKTSAHADYFYRLRPGTDVALVFGLLNYVREQGELDDAFLEGRVMGWPDVESELDQYDLETVSDITWIDEGDLAEIGDLIVENSPHIQVEWAMGGTQHNNGTQNIRAYAIFSLATGSAARSGGGLQVMRGHANVQGATDMGVDASILPGYYGVDAPGSWEHWADVWDRSPWTSGSTSFGELYDRFERMPDEMWQGLEVPAQVEEEESDPEDEDGEPETEAEEEGEDSGLDQETALEEPDPRSMMFQKGLTVARWYEAALGQEDRLLESELYQPDPLKMAFFWGHSANSISEMDRMKQAMEELDLLVVVDVFPAVAGTLPDDADVLLLPASSQYEHVRSVTNSHRSVQWSEAVATPAHNSKPDLQIFQELAQYMGFGEHFDWGTGQAVHNGRSSYEDALREINLGVRSIGYQQSPEKLQQHHEYDWAFSTEDLRAQNTGTPVDGDYWSLPWPYWGDDHPGSPIIWTKEADPRDGGHDFRENWGTQAPTPDEWEEMNVDQEYPMQETYDQRGEEGLDLIADSFEAPWWDDQEIEGVPSYPGYATLLPDDLTDPSTQTLPVEMALDEEESVYDAAQAVDEEYGDELEVDPSEYEEYDNPQPDPPTGRGKARAVVWNFLDTVPVHREPVESPRPDLVEEWPANGEQNNFWRLDQNNATVQQRATEAVHTELGSDAESGRTVILTSGRQVEHQGGGAETRNNKYTADRQPHMYAEISPNLAEELDVVGGEDHVVVESADKGTILVKAKVTNRVNDEEIFLPYHWGGVFHGEDQSANWPEGTEPLAIGESANIITPSGFDAETQMQETKSGVVHVQKATQEVVEAHDMAFIDYPQDQNGLGTQKQYDVREWDLYEGGERL; this comes from the coding sequence ATGAGCGTGCAGGACGATCCGGTCACCATCGACCTCGACCGGCGCTCGTTCATGAAAGCCAGCGCCCTCGCGGGGGGGCTGTTCCTCGGCGGCGGCGCGTCCGGGCACGCGCTGGGCGGAACCCAGGAGTCGGACGCGAACGACGGCGTTTCGGGCGGCACCGAGACCGAGAAGGTTATCTGTAACTACTGTGCCGTCGGCTGTGGGTTCAAAGCGGTCAAGGACGGCAACTCCTTCGTCGGCCAGGAGCCGTGGTTCGAGAACCCGATCAACAACGGCTCGCTCTGTTCGAAGGGGGCGGGCATCCTCGAGACCGAACACTCGCCCAAGCGACTGAAACACCCGATGCGCAAGGTCGACGGCGAGTGGCGACGGGTCTCCTGGGGGGACGCATACGAGGAGATCGCGGACACGTGGGAGGAGACGATCGACGAGTACAGCCGCGAGAGCGTCATGCTGATGGGAAGCGCCCACCACTCGAACGAGGCGGCCTACGCCAGCCGCAAGTTCGCGGCGTTCATGGGGACGAACAACGTCGACCACCAGGCGCGGATCTGCCACTCGCCGACCGTCACCGGCCTCGCCAATACGTGGGGCTTCGGCGCGATGACGAACACGATCAACGACTACCGCAACTTCGATCTGCTCATCATCCTCGGACAGAACCCCGCCGAGTCCCACCCGATCGCGATGCAGCACATCCTCGAGGGGCAAGCCCGCGGCGGGACCATCGTCTCGATCGACCCCCGGTACACGAAGACCTCGGCCCACGCCGACTACTTCTACCGCCTCCGGCCGGGGACGGACGTCGCCTTGGTCTTCGGCCTGCTCAACTACGTCCGCGAGCAGGGCGAACTCGACGACGCGTTCCTCGAGGGCCGCGTGATGGGGTGGCCGGACGTCGAGTCGGAACTCGACCAGTACGACCTCGAGACGGTCTCCGATATCACCTGGATCGACGAGGGCGACTTGGCGGAGATCGGCGACCTGATCGTCGAGAACAGCCCCCACATCCAGGTCGAGTGGGCGATGGGCGGCACCCAGCACAACAACGGGACCCAGAACATCCGCGCGTACGCCATCTTCAGCCTCGCGACCGGGAGCGCGGCCCGATCCGGCGGCGGCCTGCAGGTGATGCGCGGCCACGCGAACGTGCAGGGTGCGACCGACATGGGCGTCGACGCGAGCATCCTGCCGGGCTACTACGGCGTCGACGCGCCGGGGTCGTGGGAGCACTGGGCCGACGTCTGGGACCGCAGCCCCTGGACCAGCGGGAGCACCTCCTTCGGGGAACTGTACGACCGGTTCGAGCGGATGCCCGACGAGATGTGGCAGGGTCTCGAGGTGCCGGCTCAGGTCGAGGAGGAGGAGTCCGACCCGGAAGACGAGGACGGTGAACCCGAAACCGAAGCCGAGGAGGAAGGCGAGGACAGCGGTCTCGACCAGGAGACGGCACTCGAGGAACCGGACCCGCGGTCGATGATGTTCCAGAAGGGGCTGACCGTCGCCCGCTGGTACGAGGCCGCACTCGGACAGGAAGATCGGCTACTCGAGTCGGAGCTCTATCAGCCCGATCCGCTGAAGATGGCGTTCTTCTGGGGGCACTCGGCGAACTCCATCTCCGAGATGGACCGAATGAAACAGGCGATGGAGGAACTCGACCTGCTGGTCGTCGTCGACGTCTTCCCCGCGGTCGCCGGTACCCTCCCCGACGACGCGGACGTCCTCCTGTTGCCGGCCTCGAGCCAGTACGAGCACGTGCGGTCGGTGACCAACTCCCACCGGTCGGTCCAGTGGAGCGAGGCGGTCGCGACGCCGGCACACAACTCGAAGCCGGACCTCCAGATCTTCCAGGAACTGGCCCAGTACATGGGCTTTGGCGAACACTTCGACTGGGGGACCGGGCAGGCGGTCCACAACGGCCGCAGTTCCTACGAGGACGCGCTCCGGGAGATCAACCTCGGCGTCCGATCGATCGGCTACCAGCAGTCACCCGAGAAGCTCCAGCAGCACCACGAGTACGACTGGGCGTTCAGTACCGAGGACCTGCGCGCCCAGAACACGGGGACCCCCGTGGACGGCGACTACTGGTCGCTGCCCTGGCCCTACTGGGGCGACGACCATCCCGGCTCGCCGATCATCTGGACGAAGGAGGCCGACCCCCGAGACGGCGGCCACGACTTCCGGGAGAACTGGGGGACACAGGCCCCGACGCCCGACGAGTGGGAGGAGATGAACGTCGACCAGGAGTACCCGATGCAGGAGACCTACGATCAGCGGGGGGAGGAGGGCCTCGACCTGATCGCCGACTCGTTCGAGGCGCCGTGGTGGGACGACCAGGAGATCGAGGGCGTCCCGTCGTATCCCGGCTACGCAACCTTGCTGCCGGACGACCTGACGGATCCGTCGACCCAGACGCTGCCGGTCGAGATGGCCCTCGACGAGGAGGAGTCGGTGTACGACGCGGCACAGGCGGTCGACGAGGAGTACGGCGACGAACTCGAGGTCGATCCCTCGGAGTACGAGGAGTACGACAACCCGCAACCGGATCCGCCGACCGGACGCGGCAAGGCGCGGGCCGTCGTCTGGAACTTCCTCGATACGGTGCCGGTCCACCGCGAACCCGTCGAGAGCCCCCGGCCGGACCTCGTCGAGGAGTGGCCGGCCAACGGCGAGCAGAACAACTTCTGGCGGCTCGACCAGAACAACGCCACCGTCCAGCAGCGGGCGACCGAAGCCGTCCACACGGAACTCGGTAGCGACGCCGAGAGCGGCCGGACGGTGATCCTCACCTCCGGCCGGCAGGTCGAACATCAGGGCGGCGGCGCCGAGACGCGAAACAACAAGTACACCGCCGACCGGCAGCCCCACATGTACGCGGAGATCAGCCCGAACCTGGCCGAGGAGTTAGACGTCGTCGGGGGCGAAGACCACGTCGTCGTCGAGTCCGCGGACAAGGGGACGATCCTCGTCAAGGCGAAGGTGACCAACCGCGTCAACGACGAGGAGATCTTCCTGCCGTACCACTGGGGCGGCGTCTTCCACGGCGAGGACCAGAGCGCGAACTGGCCCGAGGGAACCGAACCGCTCGCGATCGGCGAGAGCGCGAACATCATCACGCCGAGCGGGTTCGACGCCGAGACCCAGATGCAGGAGACGAAATCCGGCGTCGTCCACGTCCAGAAGGCGACCCAGGAGGTCGTCGAGGCCCACGACATGGCGTTCATCGACTATCCGCAGGACCAGAACGGGCTCGGCACACAGAAGCAGTACGACGTCCGCGAGTGGGACCTGTACGAAGGAGGCGAACGACTATGA
- a CDS encoding hydrogenase iron-sulfur subunit, which yields MNVGSFVCSCADTCEVDLEAAREGIEDVDVAASSSLLCTDGLPAMEEVIDEYDLDEVIVTCPEEGVQRKLERVAEQQGVHPDAVSFVDQREGAGWVHDEAGATAKTARMINARTAGLEAESIPRTITSDAGDSVAVVGDPETAAALADDADVTLIADGREYVDSGADLGDVTIERGRVVGVDGRFGEFTVRLESRVTEDCISCMKCVREGPDGAVTRYPVDIDPDAPGGAWTDVCPTDAIEMDGVERDLEFDQIVYPAADRRTRGGRIGFYTAPIDPATISAVRKHLGGIETPAHLDLEMDVCAAGDSSQMGCNECVEACPHDAVERSRIDEVEFHEDVCQNCGACTSSCPTGATRLREPSNERIAREVEALCRPTDEEGGWLLGRSESDVEAPIVAFVCSEEADDALAEYGRLSAAGKVDVEYPPILPVRVNCTDTVGEAHAMHALACGADGVAIVGCGGDCRHSGPEPKADLVDGLNRATRDLGIGERVAFFAPDAADPGAFVEAISTFAVELEPSPIPEGEHEASGEIDTDPGRENPPFDSHGWTLESVRAILEHVDPERDVIRGLKDFGRMAVDDACTFTPTCSTICPTDAIRRNEDEAALEFNHERCVNCGLCEEGCVEDAITMHDGLHLSLLPERRDDEPWTTVYEGSMRECIHCGEPFASEGTAQKIEGEVGDVVAGLAPTASGSVFDYCDDCRAQLLYDRGEAGGGGEGR from the coding sequence ATGAACGTAGGGAGTTTCGTCTGTTCCTGTGCCGACACGTGCGAGGTCGATCTCGAGGCCGCACGCGAGGGAATCGAGGACGTCGACGTCGCGGCGAGTTCGAGCCTGCTGTGTACCGACGGGTTGCCCGCGATGGAGGAGGTGATCGACGAGTACGACCTGGACGAGGTGATCGTCACCTGCCCCGAGGAAGGCGTCCAGCGGAAACTCGAGCGCGTCGCGGAGCAGCAGGGCGTCCACCCGGACGCAGTCTCGTTCGTCGACCAGCGCGAGGGCGCGGGCTGGGTCCACGACGAGGCGGGCGCGACGGCAAAGACTGCGCGCATGATCAACGCCCGCACGGCCGGCCTCGAGGCCGAGTCGATTCCCCGGACGATCACGAGCGACGCCGGCGACAGCGTCGCGGTCGTCGGCGACCCCGAGACGGCCGCCGCGCTGGCCGACGACGCCGACGTGACGCTGATCGCCGACGGCCGCGAGTACGTCGACAGCGGGGCCGACCTCGGGGACGTGACGATCGAACGGGGCCGCGTCGTCGGCGTGGACGGCCGCTTCGGCGAGTTCACCGTTCGCCTCGAGTCCCGCGTCACCGAGGACTGCATCTCCTGTATGAAGTGCGTCCGCGAGGGGCCCGACGGCGCGGTCACCCGCTACCCCGTCGACATCGATCCCGACGCGCCGGGCGGGGCGTGGACCGACGTCTGCCCCACCGACGCCATCGAGATGGACGGCGTCGAACGGGACCTCGAGTTCGACCAAATCGTCTACCCGGCCGCCGACCGCCGCACGCGGGGCGGCCGCATCGGGTTCTACACCGCGCCCATCGATCCGGCGACGATCTCGGCCGTGCGAAAGCACCTCGGCGGGATCGAGACACCCGCCCACCTCGACCTCGAGATGGACGTCTGTGCCGCGGGCGACTCGAGCCAGATGGGCTGCAACGAGTGCGTCGAGGCCTGCCCCCACGACGCCGTCGAGCGGTCCCGGATCGACGAGGTCGAGTTCCACGAGGACGTGTGTCAGAACTGCGGGGCCTGTACCAGTTCCTGTCCGACCGGGGCGACCCGGCTTCGCGAGCCATCGAACGAGCGCATCGCCCGCGAGGTCGAGGCGCTGTGCCGGCCGACCGACGAGGAGGGCGGCTGGCTGCTGGGCCGGTCCGAGTCGGACGTCGAGGCCCCGATCGTCGCCTTCGTCTGCTCCGAGGAGGCCGACGACGCCCTCGCCGAGTACGGCCGCCTCTCGGCCGCGGGGAAGGTCGACGTCGAGTACCCGCCGATCCTCCCGGTGCGCGTGAACTGTACCGACACCGTCGGCGAGGCCCACGCGATGCACGCGCTCGCCTGCGGGGCCGACGGCGTCGCGATCGTCGGCTGTGGCGGCGACTGCCGACACTCCGGGCCGGAGCCGAAGGCCGACCTCGTCGACGGACTCAACCGGGCGACCCGGGACCTCGGGATCGGCGAGCGGGTCGCGTTCTTCGCGCCCGACGCGGCCGACCCGGGCGCGTTCGTGGAAGCGATCTCGACGTTTGCCGTCGAACTCGAGCCCTCGCCGATTCCCGAGGGCGAGCACGAGGCCAGCGGGGAGATCGACACTGATCCCGGCAGGGAGAACCCTCCCTTCGACAGCCACGGCTGGACGTTAGAGAGCGTGCGGGCGATCCTCGAGCACGTCGACCCCGAGCGCGACGTGATCCGGGGACTGAAGGACTTCGGCCGGATGGCCGTCGACGACGCCTGTACGTTCACGCCGACGTGTTCGACCATCTGCCCGACCGACGCGATCCGTCGAAACGAGGACGAGGCAGCCCTCGAGTTCAACCACGAACGCTGCGTCAACTGCGGGCTCTGCGAGGAGGGCTGCGTCGAGGACGCCATCACGATGCACGACGGGCTCCACCTCTCCCTGCTTCCGGAACGCCGCGACGACGAGCCCTGGACGACGGTCTACGAGGGTTCGATGCGGGAGTGTATCCACTGCGGCGAGCCGTTCGCGAGCGAGGGGACCGCGCAGAAGATCGAGGGCGAGGTCGGGGACGTCGTCGCCGGGCTCGCACCGACCGCATCGGGCAGCGTCTTCGACTACTGCGACGACTGCCGCGCACAGCTGCTGTACGATCGCGGCGAAGCCGGAGGTGGAGGTGAGGGCCGATGA
- a CDS encoding TorD/DmsD family molecular chaperone, which translates to MSVDQEALYEARLELVNFLIDAFADVPSREFVETLLDDEITVPDGSVGEPLDRGFERLEAFVENNEDRDVEAVRDDLEREFTRLFVGPRPPILPHETYYREDTDFRGAGLAEVEASYGAAGWSPPEDYPEENDYVAVELAFLRNLVRRQREGYEETFGYQRVFHEEHLSEWIDDLADDVRERTEEPFYEAVADLLEGYVAFEEEIAIGMA; encoded by the coding sequence ATGAGCGTCGACCAGGAGGCCCTCTACGAGGCGCGGCTCGAACTGGTGAACTTCCTGATCGACGCGTTCGCCGACGTGCCGAGCCGGGAGTTCGTCGAGACGCTGCTGGACGACGAGATCACCGTTCCGGACGGGAGCGTCGGCGAGCCGCTCGATCGTGGGTTCGAGCGACTCGAGGCGTTCGTGGAGAACAACGAGGACCGCGACGTCGAGGCGGTCCGGGACGACCTCGAGCGGGAGTTCACGCGGCTGTTCGTCGGGCCGCGGCCGCCGATCCTCCCCCACGAGACCTACTACCGCGAGGACACCGACTTCCGCGGAGCGGGGCTGGCCGAGGTCGAGGCAAGCTACGGCGCCGCCGGCTGGTCCCCGCCGGAGGACTACCCCGAGGAGAACGATTACGTCGCCGTAGAGCTGGCCTTCCTCCGGAATCTCGTGCGGCGACAACGCGAGGGCTACGAGGAAACGTTCGGTTACCAGCGGGTCTTCCACGAGGAACACCTCTCGGAGTGGATCGACGACCTTGCCGACGACGTCCGCGAACGAACCGAGGAACCGTTCTACGAGGCGGTCGCCGACCTACTCGAGGGCTACGTCGCGTTCGAGGAGGAGATCGCGATCGGGATGGCCTGA
- a CDS encoding S9 family peptidase — translation MSSRSDADDSESKGDAAGPYAIERYLNVRSAYGASFGPDGDRLSFLMNTTGTAQVWTLEGPREWPEQRTFYEDAVSFASWSPERPELIFGMDEGGNERAQLYRLDAETGEIENLTAKPEAKHRWGGWSHDGDRFAFASNRRDESVFDIYVQGRDETSPADARLVYEGDGWLSLAGWSPDDSRLLVSQAYSNFDQDLYVLDLETEELEHLTPHDGDVRYQSASWAPDGEGIYLVTDHGDADTLYLAYLDLETKTLETVVEGEGWNVDGIALDDETGRFVYSRNVEGYTELTVGEFDADDPTAFETFPEPDLPGGVSGGVSFDPDAERFAVSTTGDAVNTNVFVVDIETGETERWTDAPTAGIPRETFDESELVHVESFDGLEVPGFLTLPDDPAGNGGDGAPVIVDIHGGPESQRRPSFSSVKQYFLDRGYAYFEPNVRGSSGYGADYAALDDVEKRMDSVADIEACVEWLGDHPAIDPDRIAAKGGSYGGFMVLAALTEYPDLWAAGVDVVGIANFVTFLENTGDWRRELREAEYGSLEDDREFLEEISPTNNVENIEAPLFVLHGENDPRVPVGEAEQIAEQAVEQGVPVRKLIFEDEGHGFSKLENRIKAYSEIADFLDEHL, via the coding sequence ATGAGTTCGCGTTCCGACGCCGACGATTCCGAGTCGAAGGGCGACGCCGCCGGACCGTACGCCATCGAGCGCTACCTCAACGTTCGCAGCGCCTACGGCGCGTCGTTCGGGCCGGACGGCGATCGGCTCTCGTTCCTGATGAACACGACCGGGACGGCCCAGGTCTGGACGCTCGAGGGGCCCCGCGAGTGGCCCGAGCAGCGGACGTTCTACGAGGACGCCGTATCGTTCGCCTCGTGGTCGCCCGAGCGGCCGGAACTGATCTTCGGGATGGACGAGGGCGGCAACGAGCGCGCCCAGCTCTACCGGCTCGACGCCGAGACGGGCGAGATCGAGAACCTGACGGCGAAGCCCGAGGCTAAACACCGCTGGGGCGGCTGGAGCCACGACGGCGACCGGTTCGCGTTCGCCTCCAATCGTCGTGACGAGTCCGTCTTCGACATCTACGTACAGGGTCGCGACGAGACGTCTCCCGCTGACGCGCGACTCGTTTACGAGGGCGACGGCTGGCTCTCGCTTGCAGGCTGGAGCCCCGACGACTCCCGGCTGCTGGTCTCGCAGGCGTACTCCAACTTCGACCAGGACCTGTACGTGCTCGACCTCGAGACGGAGGAACTCGAGCACCTCACGCCCCACGACGGCGACGTCCGGTATCAGAGCGCCAGTTGGGCGCCCGACGGTGAGGGGATCTACCTCGTTACGGACCACGGCGACGCGGACACGCTCTATCTCGCCTACCTCGACCTCGAGACGAAGACCCTCGAGACGGTCGTCGAGGGCGAGGGGTGGAACGTCGACGGCATCGCGCTGGACGACGAGACGGGGCGGTTCGTCTACTCGCGGAACGTCGAGGGGTACACCGAGTTGACCGTCGGCGAGTTCGATGCCGACGACCCGACCGCGTTCGAGACGTTCCCCGAACCGGACCTGCCGGGCGGCGTCTCCGGCGGCGTGAGTTTCGACCCCGACGCCGAACGGTTCGCGGTGTCGACGACGGGCGATGCGGTCAACACGAACGTCTTCGTCGTCGATATCGAGACCGGCGAGACCGAACGCTGGACCGACGCGCCGACCGCCGGCATTCCGCGGGAGACCTTCGACGAGTCGGAACTGGTCCACGTCGAGAGCTTCGACGGGTTGGAGGTGCCCGGCTTCCTCACGCTTCCGGACGACCCCGCTGGGAACGGGGGCGACGGCGCGCCCGTCATCGTCGACATCCACGGCGGCCCCGAGAGCCAGCGCCGGCCCTCGTTCTCGAGCGTCAAGCAGTACTTCCTCGACCGTGGCTACGCCTACTTCGAACCGAACGTTCGCGGCTCCTCGGGCTACGGCGCCGACTACGCCGCCCTCGACGACGTCGAGAAGCGGATGGACTCGGTCGCCGACATCGAGGCCTGCGTCGAGTGGCTGGGGGACCACCCCGCGATCGATCCCGACCGGATCGCCGCCAAAGGGGGGTCCTACGGCGGCTTCATGGTGCTCGCCGCGCTGACCGAGTATCCGGACCTCTGGGCGGCCGGCGTCGACGTCGTCGGCATCGCCAACTTCGTCACCTTCCTCGAGAACACCGGCGACTGGCGCCGGGAACTCCGCGAGGCCGAGTACGGCAGCCTCGAGGACGACCGCGAGTTCCTGGAGGAGATTTCGCCGACGAACAACGTCGAGAACATCGAGGCCCCGCTGTTCGTTCTCCACGGCGAGAACGACCCCCGGGTGCCGGTCGGCGAGGCCGAGCAGATCGCCGAGCAGGCAGTGGAGCAGGGCGTTCCCGTCCGCAAATTGATCTTCGAGGACGAGGGCCACGGCTTCTCGAAACTCGAGAACCGCATCAAGGCCTACTCCGAGATCGCGGACTTCCTCGACGAACACCTCTGA
- a CDS encoding AAA family ATPase — protein sequence MLIVGMTAATAGVAAGGAAQATEQEVGNDLPVTEWCDDGTNYLLLENPTTEAVDVSTAWTGNADDATSIQVESERFSEAGAEADAQAARTQLRTDVDTDDTGTTYTLTLTVPADGYLLFVDLPDGAYEFSTESEDATLERTEVELECETAVDDDGSETERAADDVNVDIDVDVEIPPAVSEGIDAYEDEIAAVESDGSFLVLSADSDLKHVTKYVITLEKLDVDDAVAGLEKVVEDGKEGKTGKKDEGIVGERKDQEKSTAEDRPVDEKPVEEKAEKEAAEKKGPVEKKTEKEPVEKKTEKEPVEKKTEKEPVKKSAEEKVEKKESAEEKVEEKEPAEEKVEEKEPAEEKTEKANKTDEDKNREKKDGEGESRGERVCRGEDREGQQDGRGQEPREKRRRGR from the coding sequence ATGCTGATCGTGGGCATGACCGCCGCGACCGCTGGGGTGGCGGCAGGGGGAGCCGCGCAGGCCACCGAGCAAGAGGTCGGAAACGACCTCCCGGTGACGGAGTGGTGTGACGACGGGACGAACTATCTCCTCCTCGAGAACCCGACGACCGAAGCCGTAGACGTGAGCACGGCCTGGACGGGGAACGCTGACGACGCGACCTCGATCCAGGTCGAGAGCGAACGGTTCTCGGAGGCGGGTGCTGAAGCCGATGCGCAAGCGGCACGGACCCAGCTTCGGACCGACGTCGACACCGACGATACGGGCACGACGTACACGCTGACGCTTACCGTTCCGGCCGACGGCTACCTGCTGTTCGTCGACCTGCCGGACGGGGCGTACGAGTTCTCGACGGAGAGCGAGGACGCGACGCTCGAGCGAACCGAGGTCGAACTCGAGTGCGAGACGGCGGTCGACGACGACGGGAGCGAGACGGAACGTGCAGCCGACGACGTCAACGTCGACATCGACGTCGACGTCGAGATACCGCCCGCAGTGAGCGAGGGAATCGACGCGTACGAAGACGAGATAGCAGCGGTCGAGTCCGACGGTTCGTTCCTCGTGCTGTCGGCCGATTCGGACCTGAAGCACGTCACGAAGTACGTCATCACGCTCGAGAAACTGGACGTCGATGACGCTGTCGCGGGGCTCGAGAAAGTCGTCGAGGACGGAAAGGAGGGTAAGACGGGGAAGAAAGACGAAGGGATCGTCGGCGAGCGGAAAGATCAAGAGAAAAGTACTGCCGAAGATCGGCCGGTCGACGAGAAACCTGTCGAGGAGAAAGCTGAGAAGGAGGCTGCTGAGAAGAAGGGGCCCGTCGAGAAGAAAACCGAGAAAGAACCGGTTGAGAAGAAAACCGAGAAAGAACCGGTTGAGAAGAAAACCGAGAAAGAACCCGTCAAGAAGTCTGCCGAGGAGAAAGTCGAGAAGAAAGAGTCTGCCGAGGAGAAAGTCGAGGAGAAAGAGCCTGCCGAGGAGAAAGTCGAGGAGAAAGAGCCTGCCGAGGAGAAGACCGAGAAGGCCAACAAGACGGACGAGGACAAGAACCGCGAGAAAAAAGACGGCGAGGGCGAAAGTCGAGGAGAAAGAGTCTGCCGAGGAGAAGACCGAGAAGGCCAACAAGACGGACGAGGACAAGAACCGCGAGAAAAAAGACGGCGAGGGCGATAA
- a CDS encoding glycosyltransferase family 4 protein: protein MRVAVVSLETVHHRDTETNWRLQTVLELLRDAGHDVHVFCARFWDGDGRTFERDDVTYHGLAADVDARHSFVARLPVALASLGPDVVHASERPPSQVLAASWGATLARAPVLLEWYGDDAPASDGWTDWVTRRADRLVVPSELVATWARERGVDGDDIEIVPNPIDVDRIRDTPAGDAVDVIYARRLDEGANLESLLLGLAELRDREWTATVVGDGPRREEYEQLASDLRIDDRITFAGECSLEERIAAYRGAHVFAQTAEHCVFPTEMLRALAAGCVGIIEYHVDSSAHELVEGWDRGFRTTSEEELADAILEAGDLERREFDERFADYDRDVVRDRYLAIYRSLQESNGLL, encoded by the coding sequence ATGCGCGTCGCCGTCGTCTCGCTGGAAACGGTTCACCACCGCGATACCGAGACGAACTGGCGACTGCAGACGGTCCTCGAGTTGCTTCGGGACGCCGGCCACGACGTCCACGTCTTCTGCGCACGGTTCTGGGACGGCGACGGCCGGACGTTCGAGCGCGACGACGTAACCTATCACGGGCTCGCGGCGGACGTCGACGCCCGGCACTCGTTCGTCGCGCGGCTCCCGGTCGCCCTCGCCTCCCTTGGCCCCGACGTCGTCCACGCGAGCGAGCGGCCGCCGAGCCAGGTGCTCGCCGCGAGTTGGGGCGCGACCCTGGCCCGCGCGCCCGTCCTCCTCGAGTGGTACGGCGACGACGCGCCCGCGAGCGACGGGTGGACCGACTGGGTGACGCGGCGGGCCGATCGGCTCGTCGTCCCATCGGAACTCGTCGCGACCTGGGCCCGGGAACGGGGTGTCGACGGCGACGACATCGAGATCGTCCCGAACCCGATCGACGTCGACCGCATCCGGGACACCCCGGCGGGCGACGCGGTCGACGTGATCTACGCACGGCGACTCGACGAGGGGGCGAACCTCGAGAGCCTCCTGCTCGGTCTGGCCGAACTCCGGGACCGGGAGTGGACGGCGACGGTCGTCGGCGACGGCCCCCGACGCGAGGAGTACGAGCAACTGGCGAGCGACCTCCGGATCGACGACCGGATCACGTTCGCCGGGGAGTGTTCGCTCGAGGAGCGGATCGCCGCCTATCGCGGTGCCCACGTCTTCGCCCAGACGGCCGAACACTGCGTCTTCCCGACGGAGATGCTGCGGGCGCTCGCGGCCGGCTGCGTCGGGATCATCGAGTACCACGTCGACTCGAGCGCCCACGAACTCGTGGAGGGGTGGGACCGTGGGTTCCGGACCACCAGCGAGGAGGAACTGGCCGACGCCATCCTCGAGGCCGGCGATCTCGAGCGCCGCGAGTTCGACGAACGGTTCGCCGACTACGACCGGGACGTCGTTCGGGACCGGTACCTGGCGATCTATCGGTCGCTGCAGGAGTCGAACGGCCTGCTCTGA
- a CDS encoding HIT family protein produces the protein MGDDSIDRDCEFCEIVAGDRAANVLYEDETTIAFLDDHPAVTGHSLIVPRAHEGEVLTTGDASGVFRTVRIVAAGLEEALEPEGFSVFHTSGPLVGSVDHAHVHLLPRFEDDGVSLALARDQLREDEADRLAAVVRTAIDTDDGRP, from the coding sequence ATGGGTGACGACAGCATCGACCGCGACTGCGAGTTCTGCGAGATCGTCGCCGGCGATCGGGCGGCGAACGTCCTCTACGAAGACGAGACGACGATCGCGTTCCTCGACGACCACCCCGCCGTAACCGGCCACAGCCTGATCGTTCCCCGCGCCCACGAGGGTGAAGTGCTGACGACGGGCGACGCGTCCGGCGTCTTCCGGACGGTCCGGATCGTCGCCGCCGGACTCGAGGAGGCCCTCGAGCCCGAGGGGTTCAGCGTCTTCCACACGAGCGGGCCGCTCGTCGGGAGCGTCGACCACGCACACGTCCACCTGCTGCCGCGGTTCGAGGACGACGGCGTCTCGCTGGCGCTCGCGCGGGATCAACTCCGCGAGGACGAGGCGGATCGGCTCGCCGCCGTGGTTCGGACGGCGATCGACACCGATGACGGCCGCCCATAG